A region of Nitrospira sp. SG-bin1 DNA encodes the following proteins:
- the argC gene encoding N-acetyl-gamma-glutamyl-phosphate reductase (catalyzes the reduction of N-acetyl-5-glutamyl phosphate to N-acetyl-L-glutamate 5-semialdehyde in arginine biosynthesis and the reduction of N-acetyl-gamma-aminoadipyl-phosphate to N-acetyl-L-aminoadipate-semialdehyde in lysine biosynthesis; involved in both the arginine and lysine biosynthetic pathways; lysine is produced via the AAA pathway, lysine from alpha-aminoadipate), producing the protein MSETFRIAIAGASGYAGAELVRLAAAHPYFTITAVTSEKSAGQSVSAVFPSFKGIVDLQFEALAPEALAERADAIFLALPHTKSQDPVAACIKSGKPVVDLSADYRLKDAGTYEKWYHAPHSHPHLLNDAVYGLPELHRAAIAKSRLVASPGCYPTAAVLQLAPLFAQKLVQPDTIVIDAKSGVSGAGRSPALAYHFPEAHESLEPYKIGQHRHIPEIEQELSGLMNHVGSVTVAFTPHLVPMNRGILSTAYCKLTQPMQLSDLRGLYRDFYKGERFVRLYEDVVPNPRYIKGTNYCDIGLYTDSRAGWVVTVAAVDNLVKGAAGQAIQAMNVMLGIPEHTGLTAAGSYP; encoded by the coding sequence GAGTGAGACATTTCGAATCGCCATCGCGGGAGCGAGCGGATACGCCGGTGCGGAACTTGTTCGGCTTGCGGCAGCCCATCCCTATTTCACCATCACCGCCGTGACGTCTGAGAAGTCAGCTGGCCAGTCGGTCTCAGCCGTGTTTCCCAGCTTCAAGGGAATCGTCGATCTTCAATTCGAAGCTTTGGCGCCGGAAGCCTTGGCGGAGCGGGCCGATGCCATTTTTCTCGCGCTGCCTCATACCAAATCGCAGGATCCCGTGGCGGCCTGCATCAAATCCGGCAAGCCCGTCGTCGATCTCAGCGCGGACTATCGGTTGAAGGACGCCGGCACCTATGAGAAGTGGTATCACGCTCCGCATAGTCATCCACATTTACTCAACGACGCGGTGTATGGGTTACCCGAGCTCCATCGGGCCGCGATCGCGAAGTCGAGGCTGGTTGCATCGCCCGGATGTTATCCCACCGCCGCCGTCCTACAGTTGGCGCCACTGTTCGCCCAAAAGCTCGTGCAGCCGGACACGATTGTGATCGACGCAAAATCCGGCGTATCGGGAGCGGGACGGAGTCCGGCCCTGGCCTACCATTTTCCCGAAGCGCATGAATCCCTGGAGCCCTACAAAATCGGGCAACACCGCCATATTCCTGAAATCGAACAGGAACTCTCCGGCCTCATGAACCACGTCGGCTCCGTGACCGTGGCGTTCACCCCTCATCTTGTCCCGATGAATCGAGGTATCTTGAGTACGGCGTATTGCAAGTTGACGCAGCCCATGCAACTCTCCGACCTTCGGGGCCTATACCGCGATTTCTATAAAGGCGAACGATTCGTCAGACTCTATGAGGATGTCGTTCCCAATCCGCGTTACATTAAAGGAACGAATTATTGCGACATCGGCCTGTACACAGATTCGCGGGCTGGATGGGTTGTGACGGTGGCGGCCGTCGACAATCTTGTCAAGGGAGCTGCTGGCCAAGCCATTCAAGCCATGAATGTAATGCTCGGCATTCCTGAGCACACCGGCCTTACGGCAGCAGGTAGTTATCCCTAA